One Synechocystis sp. LKSZ1 genomic window, AGGCGCCCAGTGACCATTGTGCCCAAACAAAAGCATTAAATCATTAGATTCCTTGCCTCGGAACTTTACTTACGGCGCAATTTGCCAAATCTGAATGGTTTTATCTTCACCTCCCCCGTAGAGATAACGACCATCAGGACTAAAGGCCACACCCAAGACCCATCCTCGTTGAACCTTTAGAGTATTAAGCAATTTACCGTTTTTAACATCGAACACCATAACAGTGCCCTCTTTATTCGCCGTTGCTACAAGCTTGCCATCGGGGGAAACCGCAATCATATTAATATCCAGGGCTGGGCCTTTCTTGCTCCATCGTTTTTTGCTAGTGGTGATATCCCAAGCCGTGACGTAGTTCTTAACTGCGGCCAATAGGGTCTGGCCCTGATGGGTGACCTGCAAGCCATAGATGTAGGGCTGTTGGGGATAGGTGGTGATCAGCATTAAACTGCTGGCATCCCACAATTTGATATAGCGGTTGTTGCCCACCGAGCCCGTTACCAAAAACTTGCCATCAGGACTAAACACAACTTCGGTTACCGGCCCAACATTATCTCCAATGGTTTTAACCAGTTCCCCATTATCCAAATTCCAGACTCTCAGGGTTTGGTCTTCACCGCTGGCGCTGACTAGAGTTGTGCCATCGGGGCTAAGGGCCAGGGCCGAAACTTTGCCGACATGGCCCGTTAAGGTTTGTCGGCGCTCACCACTACGCACATCAAAAACGCCAATAATCCGTTCCTGGGCCGCCATAAAGGTGGCTCCATCAGCACTGATCACTAAGTTAGAAAAGTTGTTGACATTAAAGGCTTTAGTGTAGAGTACCTCACGATTCCTCAGATCCAGGGCGGTTACAGTGCCATCTCCCGTTGCGGCAATTAGGGTATTGCCATCCGGGGTAAGGGCAAAGGTGACAATCACCCCATTAAAACCCCTCAAGGTGGTTATTGGTTTAGGCGATTTGAGACTCTGGGCAAGCTGTAGGGGAGCAATGGGTTGGGCTTGGGCGATAGTCGATTCAAGGGGAAGAATTTCGGCTATCCCCCAAATAGCAACGGAAACTAGGCAAGGAGCAACGATCTTTTTCATTGATTTGAGTTCTCAATCACAATTGTTCCCATTGTAGATTTGCCGATTTTATTAAGATATTGAAAAGCAAAAACTAAAAACGATATATTCAGTACTTTTCCTGTTTTCTCGGCTCAACTCAAGATTCTTCCCAGGCTGGGGGCAAGGGACAAGCCTGGGGGTCTGCATCGAGGTTCTGGGAGGTTAGGCGTTCCTGGACACGACGCAGATGACGCACTTCATTAATGGGTAAGCGCGGTAGAGGTAGATCTAGATTCGGCCAGCTTAGGAGGTCGCTACAGGGACAGAGACAAGAAGGCGGATACAGACGACTGGTCGGTATCGGCAAGGTGCAACGGGCACAGCAAATTAATTCCCATTGTTCTGTGAGGAGCTCGGCAATACTCTGCTCTGTACCCTGGAGATAGCAGTCTTTGTGGCTAGCGACAATTTTTTGCCAACAGGCCTCAAATTCTTTGGAATAGTGAGAACCCTCAAAAATCGGGGTGGGACAGAGTTGCTCTTGACTCTTGGGGAAAATTACCCCTTGGCCCAACTGAAACCAATAGGCAAGATATTCCTTTACTTCAGCAATGGTGGCCATGGTGATCCCCTGGGTAATGGGTAAAATCCCTCCCCGTTAGGGGACGACGACTGGGTAAATCCCCGCTCTGGGATTCTCCTATCCTAGCGATCCCCTCGGTAATTGCACCTAATTAATGAGATTTTTCGGTTTGAGGGGTTGTCCCCACTGACTTAAGGGTAGGGCATAGCCGCCGGTAACCAAGTAGACCTCATCGGCTAAGGCCCCCACTTGGCGAATCAAGACCCCCAGACGGTCTCGAAATTGCCGGCCCAAAGGGTAGGCGGGAATTACCCCCCAGCCGGTTTCTTCTGCTACCAAAATAACGGGGGTGGTACATTGGCCTAAAACGCTTAAAAATTCAGTTTGGACGCTTTGCCATTCCGCCTCGGACTGGTCTAACTGATTGGCCACCCAGGTTCCCAAGGAATCCACCAGAATACAGGCCGGCTGGTCTAGATCTTGTAAAGCCTGACTAATCTGGGTCGGAATGGCCCAGGTTTGCCAGTGGGACGGGCGGCGCTGGCGATGGGCGGCCAAACGGGCCTGCCAATCTGGATCTTGGGGATCTTCCTGAGCCGTAGCGAGATAGATGACCGGCAAGCTGCTTTCTGTCGCCAATTGTTCAGCCCATTCACTCTTGCCTGAACGGGCTGGCCCTGTCACTAAAGTGATCACGGTCTAAACCCCAAGATCCTGCAAAGCTAAGCGAATTTGCTCTAGGCGACGACGATTAACCCCTAGATCAGATTCCCCTAGACGGGCACTGGAACGGACTTGAATCACCCCTGAATCAGCAGGAAAGTAAAACTCTAGGTCGTCCACAAATCCCAATAATCGGCTCTGGGATTCGGCTCGGATATAGTTCTCTTGCTGTTCAATAATCTTCGTCCGAGGGACAACCCCCAGTACGCGAATTAAGGCCTGATAGGCTTCATGGGAAGAACCCTGGTAGGCCAGGGGGGCAATGGTGTGGGTAGAATCCGTCGCCTGGCTAGAAACACAGTTGGGGGTCTGGGGACAAGGGGCCAGGTGGCTATCCTGTATCCCTAAAGTGGGGGGAGACCCAGCAAAGAGTTTAGCCGTACCAGGCAAAGCCGCCACCGGGGAGTTCGTATCGAAGGCCAGGACATTGCCCAGAAAGAGCCCCCAGCCTAGGACGACAACAAGCGTGATAGAAACCAAAGAAGTCATAGCATCTTAAAATTAAGGCGAATCAAAGGACAAAAGCCTCCATAGCTTAGTTTGAGGGATACCAGGCTGCCAAGGTAGTCGACCGAGGGAGGCACCAATGGTCAGCTCCAAGAAACCATCAACTAACCTAGGCCAAGGCCAGGAGAAAGTGTTAGGGGAAGCACAAAATGAACTCCATAATTGTTTTAGCGTAGAAGCAGTCTAGCAAGTCAAATTACCGTCAAAGCTAAGCGGTGGCTCCCTCCTTGATGGTCATCTGTACTTAGAAATTTTGTTTCCTATCTTAAATTCTGACTTACCCAAGTCCACCATCGTCTAGGCTGAGAACCATGATCCAAGTTTAATGTATTAACCCAAGGTCTCTTTCCGCCTGACCCGTTGCCCCCGCTAATCTATTTTTTATGATGATAGACCCTAATCTAGAAGTTCAATTTTTTACGAAAGAAGATGGTGCTTCTGGAGAAATTTCTGTAACTCATCTCTACCCGATAATTGATAATCAGGGCCAGGATAAAGAACAACTGGAACTCCTAGAAAAGCTAACCCAAATTATCAGCCGCTCCAACGATTTTAATCAAGCCTTAACCGTTGTTTTAAAGCTCTTTTGCCAAAAAACAGGCTGGAATTTTGGAGAGGCCTGGCTTCCTAATCGTACTGAAGAATTTTTAGAGTATAGCCCAGCGTGGTTTTGTTACCATGATCAGGCTGACGTTGAAGCATCTCTGACCCAGTTTAGAAACGACAGTGAGCACTATACCTTCAAGCCCTTTGAGGGGCTTCCTGGTAAGGTTTGGCTACAACGGGAGGCAATTTGGGTCAGCGACGTGTCCCAAGATGCTAGCTTTTTACGTCATCATCTAGCCAGCCATTATGGTCTAAAATCCGCCGTTGGTGTTCCCATCCTCTGTCAGACTCAAGTGGTTGCTGTTCTCATCTTTTTTATGTGTCAATCTCGTCCTCGAGATGCCCAACTGATCAAGCTAATTTCCGCTGTATCAACCCAATTAGGAGATTTATTTCGGCGCAAGCAAATTGAAACTTCTTTGCTAGAAAGTCAACAACAACTCAATGGCCTAATTAATTCGATTCCAGGCACTTTTTTTCGGACTAGTAACCAGCCTAATTTTCCACTCATTTATGTTAGTGATGGCTTCCAACGTCTGACGGGCTATCGTCGAGAGGAATTACTTGTTCAGGATGCTATTGATTTCGCTCGATTGATGACTCCTGAAGATCGAAAAATGGTGTTGAATATACTAAATAATAGTATTGTTAATCAAGCGCCTTACATTGTAGAGTATCCTATCCAAACCAAGCAGAAAGAGGAAAAGTGGGTTTTAGAAAAAGGCCAGGGATTTTATAACCAAGAAGGTCAGTTTCTTGGGGTTATTGGCTATATTTCAGATATTAGTGAACGAAAGCAAATGGAAGAGGCTCTACGTTCTTCAGAAGCGGAATTAAGGGGTTTATTTGCTGGTATCAAAGATGTTATTTTAGTCCTCAATCGAGAAGGACGCTATTTGAAAATTGCACCAACCAATTGCAATCTACTTTATCAACCTGTTGATACCTTACTAGACCAGAAAATTAATGATATTTTTCCAGCGGAGCAAGCAACTCTTTTTTTACAGGCCATTCATCAGTCCCTGGATAACCAAAAAACAGTAAACCTAGAGTATAGTTTGGAAATCCAAGGTCAAATTCTCTGGTTTGATGCTTACATCTCGCCTACGGGCATCGATACTGTTATCTGGGTCGCCCGAGATATGACCCACCGGAAGTTAGCAGAGCAGGAGATTCGGGCAGCCGAAACAAAATATCGAAATATTTATGAAAATTCTCTCTGTGGAATTTTTCAGAGTACCCTTGAGGGCCAATATCTGAGCGCGAATCCAGCTCTCGCTAAAATTTATGGCTATGAATCTCCCGAAAAACTATTAGAATCTCTCACGGATATTAGTCACCAACTTTATGTTAATCCCCAACGTCGCCAGGAGTTTATTCAATATCTTCAAGCTCATGAAATTATCACGGACTTTGTTTCTCCGGTTTATCACCGCAGTGGTAAAGTTATCTGGATTTCTGAGAATGCGCGGGTAGTGAAGGATACTCAGGGCCAACTACTTTACTATGAAGGGATGGTTGAAGATGTTACCTATCGTTTGGAGACGGAGCAGGAACTGCATAATCGGGCCTATTTCGATCCGCTTACGGAGTTACCCAATCGTATTCTCTTTACTAACCGACTTAAC contains:
- a CDS encoding DUF1499 domain-containing protein; translation: MTSLVSITLVVVLGWGLFLGNVLAFDTNSPVAALPGTAKLFAGSPPTLGIQDSHLAPCPQTPNCVSSQATDSTHTIAPLAYQGSSHEAYQALIRVLGVVPRTKIIEQQENYIRAESQSRLLGFVDDLEFYFPADSGVIQVRSSARLGESDLGVNRRRLEQIRLALQDLGV
- a CDS encoding EAL domain-containing protein, coding for MMIDPNLEVQFFTKEDGASGEISVTHLYPIIDNQGQDKEQLELLEKLTQIISRSNDFNQALTVVLKLFCQKTGWNFGEAWLPNRTEEFLEYSPAWFCYHDQADVEASLTQFRNDSEHYTFKPFEGLPGKVWLQREAIWVSDVSQDASFLRHHLASHYGLKSAVGVPILCQTQVVAVLIFFMCQSRPRDAQLIKLISAVSTQLGDLFRRKQIETSLLESQQQLNGLINSIPGTFFRTSNQPNFPLIYVSDGFQRLTGYRREELLVQDAIDFARLMTPEDRKMVLNILNNSIVNQAPYIVEYPIQTKQKEEKWVLEKGQGFYNQEGQFLGVIGYISDISERKQMEEALRSSEAELRGLFAGIKDVILVLNREGRYLKIAPTNCNLLYQPVDTLLDQKINDIFPAEQATLFLQAIHQSLDNQKTVNLEYSLEIQGQILWFDAYISPTGIDTVIWVARDMTHRKLAEQEIRAAETKYRNIYENSLCGIFQSTLEGQYLSANPALAKIYGYESPEKLLESLTDISHQLYVNPQRRQEFIQYLQAHEIITDFVSPVYHRSGKVIWISENARVVKDTQGQLLYYEGMVEDVTYRLETEQELHNRAYFDPLTELPNRILFTNRLNEALIRFQQNPQRYHFAVLFLDLDRFKVINDSLGHWAGDQLLIKIARKLEHCIRPKDIVARIGGDEFIILLEHLDHLSQAIKIAERIKNELKIPFTIEGNAVFTGVSIGIICSEQYYELLSQTRESLTTEIILRDADIAMYQAKAQGKGNYQIFSSEMRQKALALMDLETSLRQALEAQEFQIHYQPILSLTTGDILGFESLLRWQHPQQGLIFPDKFISLLEDTGMIIPLGSWILRESCRQLKTWQSRYPHCKLTINVNLSLKQLAQPSFLEEIDQILVETGLHAQYLKLEITESHYINDEGHIVKTLEALRNRNIQLCIDDFGTGYSSLNYLHQLPINVVKIDRSFVKELESESAIAKITKTIFSLTQSLGLDAVAEGIETPAQLEKLRLMGCQFGQGYLFSRPLSAVQIDQLLLSTFQPSFCPGAPWDAILAYRDADCCLESLAVYHP
- the cobU gene encoding bifunctional adenosylcobinamide kinase/adenosylcobinamide-phosphate guanylyltransferase, which encodes MITLVTGPARSGKSEWAEQLATESSLPVIYLATAQEDPQDPDWQARLAAHRQRRPSHWQTWAIPTQISQALQDLDQPACILVDSLGTWVANQLDQSEAEWQSVQTEFLSVLGQCTTPVILVAEETGWGVIPAYPLGRQFRDRLGVLIRQVGALADEVYLVTGGYALPLSQWGQPLKPKNLIN
- a CDS encoding WD40 repeat domain-containing protein encodes the protein MKKIVAPCLVSVAIWGIAEILPLESTIAQAQPIAPLQLAQSLKSPKPITTLRGFNGVIVTFALTPDGNTLIAATGDGTVTALDLRNREVLYTKAFNVNNFSNLVISADGATFMAAQERIIGVFDVRSGERRQTLTGHVGKVSALALSPDGTTLVSASGEDQTLRVWNLDNGELVKTIGDNVGPVTEVVFSPDGKFLVTGSVGNNRYIKLWDASSLMLITTYPQQPYIYGLQVTHQGQTLLAAVKNYVTAWDITTSKKRWSKKGPALDINMIAVSPDGKLVATANKEGTVMVFDVKNGKLLNTLKVQRGWVLGVAFSPDGRYLYGGGEDKTIQIWQIAP